One segment of Ficedula albicollis isolate OC2 chromosome 2, FicAlb1.5, whole genome shotgun sequence DNA contains the following:
- the BHLHE22 gene encoding class E basic helix-loop-helix protein 22: GGGGGGGGLKAAEGSCSNSHGHGGSKKSKEQKALRLNINARERRRMHDLNDALDGLRSVIPYAHSPSVRKLSKIATLLLAKNYILMQAQALEEMRRLVAYLNQGQALSAPLPATLNPFGQSPVYPFGLVAYLNQGQAISAASLPSSHPPRHPTAGSGCPRQGGDKFFPRSPGPARPRALPARPERWRWMLRGVRCRTAPRLLPARRVWEPPLPSRTLSLCPKPEGREAGAPQAV, translated from the exons gggggcggagggGGGGGCGGGGGGCTGAAGGCGGCCGAGGGCAGCTGCTCCAACAGCCACGGGCACGGCGGCAGCAAGAAGTCCAAGGAGCAGAAGGCGCTGCGGCTCAACATCAACGCGCGGGAGCGGCGGCGGATGCACGACCTGAACGACGCGCTGGACGGGCTGCGCTCCGTCATCCCCTACGCGCACAGCCCCTCGGTGCGGAAACTCTCCAAAATCGCCACGCTGCTCCTGGCCAAGAACTACATCCTCATGCAGGCGCAGGCCCTGGAGGAGATGCGGCGGCTGGTGGCCTACCTGAACCAGGGCCAGGCGCTGAGCGCCCCGCTGCCCGCCACCCTCAACCCCTTCGGACAGTCGCCCGTGTACCCCTTCGGCTTGGTGGCTTATCTCAACCAGGGCCAGGCCATCTCGGCcgcctccctgcccagctcg CACCCTCCCCGTCACCCCACAGCCGGCTCCGGgtgtcccaggcagggaggtgacaaGTTCTTCCCCCGCTCCCCGGGCCCTGCCCGCCCCCGGGCCCTGCCCGCCCGCCCCGAGCGCTGGCGCTGGATGCTCCGCGGGGTGCGCTGCAGGACCGCCCCCCGCCTCCTCCCAGCCCGCCGAGTTTGGGAGCCGCCCCTCCCCTCGCGGACCCTTTCGCTCTGCCCCAAACCCGagggcagggaagcaggagccCCCCAGGCTGTCTGA